Proteins from a single region of Punica granatum isolate Tunisia-2019 chromosome 8, ASM765513v2, whole genome shotgun sequence:
- the LOC116189589 gene encoding uncharacterized protein LOC116189589 isoform X2 has protein sequence MCGRARCALRPDDVPWACHRGGASVRTINMERYRPLYNVAPGWNMPVLRMDDEASDGDVVVLQCMNWGLIPSFTKKTEKPDHFKMFNARSESIKEKASFRRLIPKCRCLVVVEGFYEWKKDGSKKQPYYIHFKDERPLVFAALYDSWVNSEGETLYTFTILTTSSSPALQWLHDRMPVILGDKEATDMWLTGASSNVQAVLKPYEGSNLAWYPVTPAMGKLSFDGPECIKEIQLKTEEKNSISKFFSPKQAKKEPEIKQEEETSPRKSVKVELPENVKVEPETEAFDHPPVPECKPSLTKIPEDLQEDHKVKRDYKEVAADSDNATTEESEKHHRSPVKKKKTRETKGTGDKQSTLFSYFGKS, from the exons ATGTGCGGAAGAGCTCGCTGCGCGCTCCGCCCCGACGACGTTCCCTGGGCCTGCCATCGCGGCGGTGCTTCGGTCCGTACGATCAACATGGAAAG GTACCGGCCGTTGTACAATGTTGCTCCGGGGTGGAACATGCCGGTGTTGCGGATGGACGACGAAGCCTCAGATGGAGATGTAGTGGTGCTTCAGTGCATGAACTGGGGGCTAATCCCTAGCTTTACTAAGAAGACTGAGAAACCCGATCACTTTAAGATG TTCAATGCTCGATCCGAGTCAATAAAGGAAAAGGCATCTTTCCGCCGCCTGATTCCCAAATGCCGATGCCTTGTGGTTGTGGAAGG ATTTTACGAGTGGAAAAAAGACGGATCAAAGAAGCAGCCTTACTACATTCATTTTAAGGACGAGAGGCCACTTGTATTTGCTGCTTTATATGATTCCTGGGTCAATTCCGAAG GCGAGACTCTTTATACCTTCACTATCCTCACAACTTCTTCGTCCCCAGCACTGCAGTGGCTCCACG ACAGGATGCCCGTCATTTTGGGCGACAAGGAAGCTACTGACATGTGGCTAACGGGTGCATCTTCGAATGTCCAAGCGGTGCTCAAACCCTATGAAGGATCCAATCTA GCGTGGTACCCAGTAACACCTGCAATGGGAAAGCTGTCGTTTGATGGACCTGAATGCATCAAAGAG ATCCAGTTGAAGACAGAAGAGAAAAACTCGATCTCGAAGTTCTTTTCACCGAAGCAAGCCAAGAAAGAGCCAGAAATAAAGCAAGAGGAGGAGACTTCTCCGCGTAAATCTGTAAAGGTGGAACTTCCTGAAAATGTCAAAGTGGAGCCTGAGACGGAAGCATTCGATCATCCTCCTGTACCTGAATGCAAACCAAGTTTAACTAAGATTCCTGAAGACTTACAAGAAGACCATAAAGTGAAGCGAGACTACAAAGAGGTCGCAGCCGATTCAGACAATGCAACCACGGAAGAGAGTGAGAAGCATCACAGAAGTccggtgaagaagaagaagacgagaGAAACGAAGGGGACCGGGGATAAACAGTCAACACTGTTTTCGTACTTCGGGAAAAGCTAG
- the LOC116188102 gene encoding uncharacterized protein LOC116188102 — protein sequence MLSQLAKRQNAFSPCLRYATFATASPRRRPKSPPLALRKSEEKSEWWIVDGEMHEIGDNVPSRERFVIPRDNIPNRRRKQLREQFMRRTRLVLKESEHEPWCKKYMELYNELRENWERLYWDEGYSKKIAQDHANYESAEDDDQDFSPYRSRQTYTDQLKEQGFVRNRQGADNREKVNQIRDKFEYDREKRMREKAFAPMNGQVASDSRDSKPLNRPFDAQRYFSDSEND from the exons ATGCTGTCGCAGCTCGCGAAACGGCAGAACGCCTTTTCCCCATGCCTCCGGTACGCCACCTTCGCCACGGCCTCGCCGAGGCGGCGGCCGAAGTCCCCGCCGCTGGCCCTCAGGAAATCGGAGGAGAAGTCGGAGTGGTGGATTGTCGACGGCGAGATGCACGAGATTGGCGACAATGTCCCCTCGCGTGAGCGGTTCGTTATTCCCCGGGACAACATCCCCAACCGGCGCCGGAAGCAGCTCAGGGAGCAGTTCATGCGCCGTACTCGCCTAGTTCTCAAAGAATCG GAGCACGAGCCCTGGTGCAAAAAGTACATGGAGCTTTACAATGAGCTCCGGGAGAACTGGGAGAGGTTGTACTGGGACGAGGGATACTCCAAGAAAATTGCCCAAGATCATGCCAATTACGAATCCGCTGAGGATGATGATCAAGATTTTTCTCCATACAG GAGTCGACAGACATATACAGACCAACTGAAG GAGCAAGGATTTGTTCGGAACAGGCAAGGTGCTGATAACCGGGAAAAGGTTAACCAAATCagggataaatttgaatatgacagagaaaaaagaatgagGGAGAAAG CCTTTGCACCCATGAATGGACAAGTTGCTTCCGACTCGAGAGACTCAAAACCCTTGAACCGGCCATTTGATGCTCAAAGATACTTCTCGGATAGTGAAAATGACTGA
- the LOC116188101 gene encoding AUGMIN subunit 3, with product MSGARLCALLGELGFEGAEALDPDSFEWPFQYDDARPILDWICSSLRPSNVLSLSELSQYEQFLQEGKLLEGEDLDFAYDSISAFAARRDNQEAVFGAEEGLKDIRDATLAYKAEALELQRQLRYLQSQFDMLTTQASSLIQGRRARVAATSAVNGQLTAIDDSLSARNLQMNAVLGRIASTAQELAQYHSGDEDGIYLAYSDFHPYLLEDSACIMELNQWFTKHLDTGPFRLVAEEGKSKCSWVSLDDVSNTLVRDLEKSQHQRVSELQRLRSVFGTSERQWVEAQVENAKQQAILLALKGQIAADEAHIHLDLHSLRRKHSELVGEVSNLHHKEEKLLSETIPDLCWELAQLQDTYILQGDYDLKVMRQEYYVNRQKMYINHLINQLARHRFLKIACQLEKKNMLGAYSLLKVIESELQEYLSSTKGRVGRCLALIQAASEVQEQGAVDDRDTFLHGVRDLLSIHSNAQVGMSTYVSAPGIIQQISALQSDLMTLQSDLETSLPENRNRCINELCTLIQSLQQLLFASSTTAQPLLTPRPLIKELDEMEKVNAKLSSAVEEVTLEHCKKIEIMKHHAQEVEIQRRVFVDFFCNPDRLRSQVRELTARVRALQAQIS from the exons ATGAGCGGGGCCAGGCTGTGCGCCTTGCTCGGCGAGCTAGGTTTCGAAGGGGCGGAGGCGCTCGACCCCGACAGCTTCGAGTGGCCCTTCCAGTACGACGACGCCCGTCCCATCCTCGACTGGATCTGCTCCAGCCTCCGTCCCTCCAACGTCCTCTCCCTCTCCGAGCTCTCCCA GTATGAGCAGTTCCTGCAAGaagggaagctcctcgag GGAGAAGACTTGGACTTTGCTTATGATAGCATTTCAGCCTTTGCGGCAAGAAGAGACAACCAGGAGGCAGTTTTTGGGGCTGAGGAAGGATTGAAGGATATAAG GGATGCAACATTGGCATACAAAGCTGAAGCCTTGGAGCTGCAGAGACAGCTAAGATATCTGCAGTCTCAATTTGATATGCTAACTACGCAGGCTTCATCCTTGATACAAGGCAGGCGGGCACGAGTTGCTGCTACATCTGCTGTGAATGGGCAACTAACTGCAATTGACGACAGTCTCTCAGCGAGGAATTTGCAG ATGAATGCTGTTCTCGGAAGGATTGCTTCCACAGCACAAGAGTTAGCACAGTATCATTCTGGCGATG AGGATGGCATTTACCTTGCTTACTCCGACTTTCATCCCTACTTGCTTGAAGATTCAGCTTGTATAATGGAGCTAAATCAATGGTTTACAAAACATCTGGACACG gGCCCTTTTAGATTAGTTGCGGAGGAGGGAAAATCAAAATGCTCATGGGTCAGTCTGGATGATGTCTCAAATACTCTTGTCAGAG ATTTAGAAAAATCACAACATCAGCGAGTTTCTGAGTTGCAACGTCTTCGTTCTGT ATTTGGAACCAGTGAGAGACAGTGGGTGGAAGCCCAAGTGGAGAATGCTAAACAGCAAGCTATTCTGCTGGCACTGAAAGGTCAAATAGCAGCAGATGAAGCTCACATTCATCTAGATCTTCATTCTCTCAG GAGAAAGCATTCTGAGTTGGTGGGAGAAGTTTCAAATCTTCATCACAAAGAAGAGAAATTATTATCTGAG aCAATTCCGGATCTTTGTTGGGAGCTTGCTCAACTCCAAGACACATACATTTTGCAAG GTGATTATGATTTGAAGGTCATGCGCCAAGAGTACTATGTTAACCGACAGAAAATG TACATAAATCATTTGATCAATCAGCTTGCGAGGCATCGGTTTCTGAAAATTGCCTGTCAACTCGAGAAAAAGAATATGCTTGGAGCATATTCACTGCTTAAAGTTATTGAATCAGAACTACAGGAGTACCTTTCATCAACCAAGGGTCGAGTG GGTCGTTGCTTGGCACTGATTCAAGCTGCTTCTGAAGTTCAAGAACAAGGAGCAGTGGATGATCGAGATACGTTTCTTCACGGTGTTAGGGACCTCTTAAGCATTCACTCAA ATGCTCAAGTAGGGATGTCAACGTATGTGTCAGCTCCTGGTATTATTCAGCAGATATCTGCTCTTCAGTCAGATCTGATGACACTTCAGTCGGATCTTGAGACTTCACTTCCAGAAAACAGAAATAGATGCATTAATGAACT GTGCACTCTTATCCAAAGTCTGCAGCAATTATTATTTGCATCTTCAACGACCGCACAGCCTCTCTTGACTCCACGG CCGTTGATAAAGGAGCTTGATGAGATGGAGAAGGTGAATGCCAAACTCTCCTCTGCGGTCGAAGAGGTGACTCTTGAGCACTGCAAAAAGATCGAG ATTATGAAGCATCACGCGCAGGAGGTTGAAATCCAGAGACGAGTTTTCGTAGATTTCTTCTGCAATCCCGATCGCCTGAGAAGCCAAGTCAGGGAACTTACTGCTCGAGTTAGAGCCTTACAAGCTCAAATCTCCTAG
- the LOC116188622 gene encoding uncharacterized protein LOC116188622 — translation MSRSSRMRGSWRWDSCEDVPLNKSFESASGDEVARPSEGKADDLNESGDNGISKDDVYENVAVIVVSSRRIIKGPDTEEAKKKSLWVKEYLEEETAASPNPNPNPNPRIMRSSAAPKPVDEDLYKIPPELLFSKPKKKITGLCFSCLLPACDF, via the exons ATGAGT AGGTCCAGCCGGATGCGGGGTTCTTGGCGCTGGGACAGCTGCGAGGATGTGCCCTTGAATAAGTCCTTCGAGTCGGCGAGTGGGGACGAGGTGGCTCGGCCCTCAGAAGGCAAAGCCGACGATTTGAACGAGTCAGGGGATAATGGCATTAGTAAGGATGATGTGTACGAGAATGTAGCAGTCATCGTTGTTTCTAGCCGAAGG ATAATAAAAGGGCCAGACACAGAAGAAGCAAAGAAGAAGAGCTTATGGGTGAAGGAATATTTGGAAGAGGAGACAGCTGCAAGCcctaaccctaaccctaaccctaacccTAGAATTATGAGATCATCAGCTGCACCAAAACCTGTGGATGAAGACTTGTACAAGATCCCACCTGAGCTCCTCTTCTCAAAACCAAAAAAG AAGATCACAGGGCTGTGTTTCAGCTGCTTGCTGCCCGCTTGTGATTTTTGA
- the LOC116189589 gene encoding uncharacterized protein LOC116189589 isoform X1, with amino-acid sequence MCGRARCALRPDDVPWACHRGGASVRTINMERYRPLYNVAPGWNMPVLRMDDEASDGDVVVLQCMNWGLIPSFTKKTEKPDHFKMFNARSESIKEKASFRRLIPKCRCLVVVEGFYEWKKDGSKKQPYYIHFKDERPLVFAALYDSWVNSEGASTLFQSHIGETLYTFTILTTSSSPALQWLHDRMPVILGDKEATDMWLTGASSNVQAVLKPYEGSNLAWYPVTPAMGKLSFDGPECIKEIQLKTEEKNSISKFFSPKQAKKEPEIKQEEETSPRKSVKVELPENVKVEPETEAFDHPPVPECKPSLTKIPEDLQEDHKVKRDYKEVAADSDNATTEESEKHHRSPVKKKKTRETKGTGDKQSTLFSYFGKS; translated from the exons ATGTGCGGAAGAGCTCGCTGCGCGCTCCGCCCCGACGACGTTCCCTGGGCCTGCCATCGCGGCGGTGCTTCGGTCCGTACGATCAACATGGAAAG GTACCGGCCGTTGTACAATGTTGCTCCGGGGTGGAACATGCCGGTGTTGCGGATGGACGACGAAGCCTCAGATGGAGATGTAGTGGTGCTTCAGTGCATGAACTGGGGGCTAATCCCTAGCTTTACTAAGAAGACTGAGAAACCCGATCACTTTAAGATG TTCAATGCTCGATCCGAGTCAATAAAGGAAAAGGCATCTTTCCGCCGCCTGATTCCCAAATGCCGATGCCTTGTGGTTGTGGAAGG ATTTTACGAGTGGAAAAAAGACGGATCAAAGAAGCAGCCTTACTACATTCATTTTAAGGACGAGAGGCCACTTGTATTTGCTGCTTTATATGATTCCTGGGTCAATTCCGAAGGTGCTTCAACTCTGTTTCAGTCACATATAG GCGAGACTCTTTATACCTTCACTATCCTCACAACTTCTTCGTCCCCAGCACTGCAGTGGCTCCACG ACAGGATGCCCGTCATTTTGGGCGACAAGGAAGCTACTGACATGTGGCTAACGGGTGCATCTTCGAATGTCCAAGCGGTGCTCAAACCCTATGAAGGATCCAATCTA GCGTGGTACCCAGTAACACCTGCAATGGGAAAGCTGTCGTTTGATGGACCTGAATGCATCAAAGAG ATCCAGTTGAAGACAGAAGAGAAAAACTCGATCTCGAAGTTCTTTTCACCGAAGCAAGCCAAGAAAGAGCCAGAAATAAAGCAAGAGGAGGAGACTTCTCCGCGTAAATCTGTAAAGGTGGAACTTCCTGAAAATGTCAAAGTGGAGCCTGAGACGGAAGCATTCGATCATCCTCCTGTACCTGAATGCAAACCAAGTTTAACTAAGATTCCTGAAGACTTACAAGAAGACCATAAAGTGAAGCGAGACTACAAAGAGGTCGCAGCCGATTCAGACAATGCAACCACGGAAGAGAGTGAGAAGCATCACAGAAGTccggtgaagaagaagaagacgagaGAAACGAAGGGGACCGGGGATAAACAGTCAACACTGTTTTCGTACTTCGGGAAAAGCTAG